In one Massilia endophytica genomic region, the following are encoded:
- a CDS encoding TetR/AcrR family transcriptional regulator translates to MQQKAPRRTRERILELSLRLFNEFGEPNITTTVIAEEMNISPGNLYYHFRNKDDIVNSIFAQFEEEIERILQVPNGRRSNIEDVWQYLHFMFELIWRYRFFYRDLNDLLSRNRKLELQFKQILAHKIKVAKQLCVDLRSENSLEASDVAIDAMATNMVVVATYWLSYEYVRNPRNYTEQQAMADALARGCYQVLSQIGPYLRGETSARFQKLSEDYLKKLKSP, encoded by the coding sequence ATGCAACAAAAAGCCCCAAGACGGACACGCGAACGCATCCTGGAACTGTCGCTGCGCCTGTTCAACGAATTCGGCGAGCCGAATATCACCACGACGGTGATCGCCGAAGAGATGAATATCTCGCCGGGGAACCTCTACTACCACTTCCGCAACAAGGACGACATCGTCAACTCCATCTTCGCCCAGTTCGAAGAGGAGATCGAGCGCATCCTGCAGGTCCCGAACGGGCGGCGCTCGAATATCGAGGATGTGTGGCAGTACCTGCATTTCATGTTCGAGCTGATCTGGCGCTACCGCTTCTTCTACCGCGACCTGAACGACCTGCTGTCGCGCAACCGCAAGCTGGAACTGCAGTTCAAGCAGATTTTGGCGCACAAGATCAAGGTGGCCAAGCAGCTGTGCGTGGACCTGCGCAGCGAGAATTCGCTGGAGGCGAGCGATGTGGCCATCGACGCCATGGCCACCAATATGGTGGTGGTGGCGACCTACTGGCTGTCCTATGAATACGTGCGCAACCCGCGCAACTACACGGAGCAGCAGGCCATGGCCGACGCGCTGGCGCGCGGCTGCTACCAGGTGCTGTCCCAGATCGGTCCCTACCTGCGCGGCGAAACGAGTGCGCGCTTCCAGAAACTCTCCGAAGACTATCTCAAGAAACTGAAATCCCCATGA
- a CDS encoding FAD-binding protein, producing MPTVNDVTQLNRTEVFAIATPTSIAELQDALRKTTLPISIGGGHFSMGGHTASPGSLHLDLRGMNQVLAFEPDKRLIRVQAGIRWSDIQRFIDPHGLSVKIMQTYANFTVGGALSVNAHGRYMGLGPVVLSVQSIVLVLANSDVRNCSRTENAELFFAAIGGYGAIGIIAEAVLELVPNTRVARSSIKLRTEDYPRWFDANVRGRKEAVFHNADLYPPHYNRARAVTWSETDLPADSPRLQPLRSAHLAQLYFLWSVSETPLGKFRREYLVDPLLYLRNRVHWRNYEAGYDTAELEPVGRRERTYVLQEYFVPHDRLMEFVPKMSAILNRHKVNTINISIRHALADPGTLLAWARGETFAFVLYHKQRTRDNAKERVGVWTRELIDAVLECGGTYYLPYQLHATHSQFHRAYPRAKELFALKRELDPDYRLRGALWDKYYAPTLQADAPAPAPSLFHAVYRRADDADRFYAFLQNIFNLYPEDRLHTLIQQATRKYDDEETIYRAVQSGLPGITPPFSLLRYALPALMVQKAEMGRQTALLLGDRPLNDYVEIGSTGHYVRVLKKHLKLNGKVTLVNDREPGYSLSDIVERGQLGKPGDFVPLNGYGPLDLPEQSADLVSCFVGLHHMEPEKLAPFLESIARVLRPGGYFVVRDHDVRDESMDQFVSLAHCVFNAGVGEHWATNAAELRFFASVDEWVRRIEAAGFEHTGERLLQPGDPSDNVLMAFRRAGAAE from the coding sequence ATGCCAACTGTCAACGACGTAACGCAGCTGAACCGCACCGAAGTCTTCGCCATCGCGACGCCCACCTCGATCGCGGAGCTGCAGGATGCACTGCGCAAGACCACGCTCCCCATCTCCATCGGCGGCGGCCATTTCAGCATGGGTGGCCATACGGCCAGCCCCGGCAGCCTGCACCTCGACCTGCGCGGCATGAACCAGGTGCTGGCCTTCGAGCCGGACAAGCGCCTGATCCGCGTGCAGGCGGGCATACGCTGGAGCGATATCCAGCGTTTCATCGATCCGCACGGGCTGTCCGTGAAGATCATGCAGACCTACGCCAACTTCACGGTGGGCGGCGCCCTGTCGGTGAACGCGCACGGCCGCTACATGGGCCTTGGCCCGGTCGTGCTGTCGGTGCAGAGCATTGTGCTGGTGCTGGCCAACAGCGACGTGCGGAACTGCAGCCGCACGGAGAACGCGGAACTGTTCTTTGCCGCCATTGGCGGCTACGGCGCCATCGGCATCATTGCGGAGGCGGTGCTGGAGCTGGTGCCGAATACCCGCGTTGCACGCAGCAGCATCAAACTGCGCACCGAGGATTATCCGAGGTGGTTCGACGCCAATGTGCGCGGCCGGAAGGAGGCGGTCTTCCACAATGCCGACCTCTATCCGCCGCATTACAACCGCGCCCGCGCCGTCACCTGGAGCGAAACAGACCTTCCCGCGGACAGCCCGCGCCTGCAGCCCCTGCGCAGCGCGCACCTGGCGCAGCTTTACTTCCTCTGGTCCGTGTCGGAAACGCCGCTCGGCAAGTTCCGCCGCGAATACCTGGTGGACCCGCTGCTCTACCTGCGCAACCGCGTCCACTGGCGCAACTACGAAGCGGGCTACGACACGGCGGAACTGGAACCGGTGGGCCGCCGGGAACGCACCTACGTGCTGCAGGAATACTTCGTGCCGCACGACCGGCTGATGGAGTTCGTGCCGAAGATGTCGGCCATCCTGAACCGGCACAAGGTCAACACCATCAACATCTCGATCCGCCATGCGCTGGCCGATCCGGGGACGCTGCTCGCATGGGCGAGGGGTGAGACCTTTGCCTTCGTGCTCTATCACAAGCAGCGCACGCGCGACAACGCGAAGGAGCGCGTCGGCGTATGGACCCGGGAACTGATCGACGCGGTGCTGGAATGCGGCGGCACCTACTACCTGCCGTACCAGCTGCACGCCACGCACAGCCAGTTCCACCGCGCCTATCCGCGCGCGAAGGAGCTGTTTGCGCTGAAGCGCGAGCTCGATCCGGACTACCGCCTGCGCGGCGCCCTGTGGGACAAATACTATGCGCCCACGCTGCAGGCGGATGCGCCAGCGCCTGCGCCAAGCCTGTTCCATGCCGTCTACCGCAGGGCAGACGATGCGGACCGCTTCTACGCCTTCCTGCAGAACATTTTCAACCTCTATCCCGAGGACCGGCTGCACACCCTGATCCAGCAGGCCACGCGCAAGTACGACGACGAGGAGACCATCTACCGCGCCGTCCAATCCGGCCTGCCGGGCATTACGCCGCCGTTCTCGCTGCTGCGCTACGCCTTGCCCGCGCTGATGGTGCAGAAGGCCGAAATGGGCCGCCAGACCGCGCTCCTGCTGGGTGACCGGCCCTTGAACGACTATGTGGAAATCGGCAGCACGGGCCACTATGTGCGGGTGCTGAAGAAGCACCTGAAACTGAACGGCAAGGTGACGCTCGTGAACGACCGCGAGCCGGGCTATTCGCTGTCCGACATCGTGGAGCGCGGACAGCTGGGCAAGCCCGGCGACTTCGTCCCCCTGAACGGCTACGGGCCGCTGGACCTGCCCGAGCAGAGCGCGGACCTGGTGAGCTGCTTCGTCGGCCTGCACCACATGGAGCCGGAAAAGCTCGCGCCCTTCCTGGAATCGATTGCCCGCGTGCTGAGGCCCGGCGGCTATTTCGTGGTGCGCGACCACGATGTGCGCGACGAATCGATGGACCAGTTCGTGAGCCTGGCCCACTGCGTCTTCAACGCGGGCGTGGGCGAACACTGGGCCACGAACGCCGCCGAGCTGCGCTTCTTCGCGTCGGTGGACGAATGGGTGCGCCGCATCGAGGCGGCAGGATTCGAGCACACGGGCGAGCGCCTGCTGCAGCCGGGCGACCCGTCGGACAATGTGCTGATGGCCTTCCGCCGCGCCGGAGCCGCCGAATGA
- a CDS encoding KGG domain-containing protein, which produces MATQQGDKGSSQKAEGQSSQKGTSKRGFAAMDEATQRQIASKGGQAAHQKGTAHEFDSEEARRAGQKGGEAVSRDREHMAEIGRKGGESRQSANRGNRQSGKDDKR; this is translated from the coding sequence ATGGCTACACAACAAGGTGACAAGGGCAGCAGCCAGAAGGCCGAGGGCCAGAGCAGCCAGAAAGGCACGAGCAAACGCGGTTTCGCAGCAATGGATGAAGCCACCCAGCGCCAGATTGCCAGCAAGGGCGGCCAGGCGGCACACCAGAAAGGCACGGCGCACGAGTTCGATTCGGAGGAGGCCCGCCGCGCCGGACAGAAAGGCGGCGAAGCCGTGAGCCGGGACCGTGAGCACATGGCGGAAATCGGGCGCAAGGGGGGAGAGAGCCGTCAATCGGCCAACCGCGGCAACCGCCAGTCGGGGAAAGACGATAAACGTTGA
- a CDS encoding DUF805 domain-containing protein gives MELFSAFFSSHGRIHRIGWFYRVLFAALVCAAFGLLAREVAGDSGQGLFALIFLWSALAVSVQRLHDTGRTGIPLLLLLIPVAGPIWVLLLLLRRGADGSNAFGPDPLARLDYLKVDLSK, from the coding sequence ATGGAACTGTTCTCTGCCTTCTTTTCGAGTCACGGCCGGATCCACCGCATCGGCTGGTTTTACCGCGTGCTGTTCGCCGCGCTGGTATGCGCCGCCTTCGGCCTGCTGGCCAGGGAAGTGGCGGGCGATAGCGGACAAGGGCTGTTCGCCCTGATCTTCCTCTGGAGCGCGCTCGCCGTTTCCGTCCAGCGCCTGCATGACACGGGCCGCACCGGCATCCCGCTTCTGCTGCTGCTTATTCCCGTGGCAGGTCCGATCTGGGTTCTGCTCCTGCTGTTGCGGCGCGGAGCGGACGGCTCCAACGCCTTCGGCCCCGATCCCCTGGCCCGCCTCGACTATCTCAAGGTCGACCTCTCCAAATAA
- a CDS encoding GIY-YIG nuclease family protein, whose translation MHTHVNSVGLLVCPDPALNFSYPAHIPRACIDALPPQPGVYIFRDRDGAAIYIGKSVNIRHRVMSHLRTPAEAQMLGRTAHIDFELTGGEIGALLRESQLVKESQPVFNQKLRRLREMCSLRLEEGRPEVVFASDVDFARTEGLFGLFGSKKAALEMLRDVAQTAGLCSAMTGLEKTPPGRPCFARQLSRCQGACVGEESAARHAARVAAALAPMRVTPWPYPGAVAIVESSHGVRKRHLVDGWCYLGERKPRGRARTPRFDMDVYQILLKPMLEGTLAIEHL comes from the coding sequence ATGCACACCCACGTCAATTCCGTGGGATTGCTGGTTTGTCCCGACCCGGCCCTGAACTTCAGCTATCCCGCCCATATCCCGCGCGCCTGTATCGACGCGCTGCCGCCGCAGCCTGGCGTCTATATCTTTCGCGACAGGGACGGCGCCGCCATCTATATCGGCAAGAGCGTGAATATCCGCCACCGGGTGATGAGCCATCTGCGCACGCCCGCGGAAGCGCAGATGCTCGGGCGCACCGCGCATATCGATTTCGAGCTGACGGGCGGCGAAATCGGTGCGCTGCTGCGCGAGTCGCAGCTGGTGAAGGAGTCCCAGCCTGTCTTCAACCAGAAGCTTCGCCGCCTGCGCGAAATGTGCTCGCTGCGGCTGGAGGAGGGCAGGCCGGAAGTGGTTTTCGCCAGCGATGTCGACTTCGCGCGCACCGAAGGCCTGTTCGGCCTTTTCGGCAGCAAGAAGGCGGCCCTGGAGATGCTGCGCGATGTGGCCCAGACGGCGGGCCTGTGCTCCGCCATGACGGGGCTGGAGAAAACCCCTCCGGGACGGCCCTGTTTCGCGCGCCAGCTGTCCCGCTGCCAGGGCGCCTGCGTAGGCGAGGAGAGCGCAGCCCGGCATGCGGCCCGCGTGGCGGCCGCCCTCGCGCCCATGCGCGTCACGCCCTGGCCTTATCCCGGCGCCGTGGCCATCGTCGAATCCTCGCATGGGGTGCGCAAGCGCCACCTGGTCGACGGCTGGTGCTACCTGGGCGAGCGCAAGCCGCGCGGCCGGGCCAGGACCCCGCGTTTCGACATGGACGTGTACCAAATTCTCCTCAAGCCCATGCTGGAAGGGACTTTGGCCATCGAACACCTCTGA
- a CDS encoding LOG family protein, with amino-acid sequence MNAALASICVYCGANSGASPLYAEAARALAGALVERNLALVYGGGNVGLMGVIADEVLRLGGEVTGVIPTQLVEREVGHTGLTRQFIVKDMHERKAMMAQLSDGFIAMPGGMGTMEELFEMLTWSQLGIHGKPVGLLNMGGFYDHLIAFLGHARNEGFIKPQHAALLKVSDQPRQLLDQLTHP; translated from the coding sequence ATGAATGCTGCACTCGCTTCGATCTGTGTATATTGCGGCGCCAATTCCGGCGCCAGCCCGCTGTATGCGGAAGCGGCGCGCGCCCTGGCCGGCGCGCTGGTGGAACGGAACCTGGCCCTCGTCTACGGCGGCGGCAATGTGGGCCTCATGGGCGTGATTGCCGACGAGGTGCTGCGCCTCGGTGGCGAGGTGACGGGCGTGATCCCCACCCAGCTGGTGGAGCGCGAAGTGGGGCACACCGGCCTGACGCGCCAGTTCATCGTCAAGGACATGCACGAACGGAAGGCCATGATGGCCCAGCTGTCGGACGGTTTTATCGCCATGCCCGGCGGCATGGGCACCATGGAGGAGCTGTTCGAGATGCTCACCTGGTCCCAGCTGGGCATCCACGGCAAGCCGGTGGGCCTGCTGAACATGGGCGGCTTCTACGACCACCTGATCGCCTTCCTCGGCCATGCCCGGAACGAGGGCTTCATCAAGCCCCAGCACGCGGCCCTGCTGAAGGTCTCGGACCAGCCCCGCCAGCTCCTGGATCAGTTAACTCATCCATAA
- a CDS encoding Dps family protein: protein MTDRSEKIAGGALATPTDLGSKARQEVAEGMNRLLADTFALYVKCKNFHWHVSGPHFRSYHLLLDEQATAIYGMLDPIAERVRKLGGMTIRSIGHIGKLQRIKDNDADFVEATAMLDELRADNQALVKSMREVHELCDKDNDIATASLLENWIDEAEERIWFLYESTRS from the coding sequence ATGACAGACCGAAGCGAAAAGATCGCGGGCGGCGCGCTCGCCACGCCAACCGATTTGGGCAGCAAAGCCCGCCAGGAAGTGGCCGAAGGCATGAACCGCCTGCTGGCCGACACCTTCGCCCTCTATGTGAAGTGCAAGAATTTCCACTGGCATGTGAGCGGGCCGCATTTCCGCTCCTACCATCTTCTACTGGATGAGCAGGCCACCGCCATCTACGGCATGCTGGACCCGATTGCCGAGCGCGTGCGCAAGCTGGGGGGCATGACCATCCGTTCTATCGGCCATATCGGCAAGCTCCAGCGCATCAAGGACAACGATGCCGACTTCGTGGAAGCGACCGCCATGCTGGACGAGCTGCGGGCCGATAACCAGGCCCTCGTGAAATCCATGCGCGAGGTGCATGAGCTCTGCGACAAGGACAACGATATCGCCACCGCCAGCCTGCTGGAGAACTGGATCGACGAGGCCGAGGAACGCATCTGGTTCCTCTATGAATCCACGCGCAGCTAG
- a CDS encoding YgjP-like metallopeptidase domain-containing protein yields MKYLSAYSEQTRQQVAAILQQDRLGEVLLQRYPKAHGVRNDKALYDYVQELKSEFLRSAEPVNKVEFDSKIHVINHALGLHTTISRVQGGKLKAKHEIKVATMFRDAPLEFLRMIAVHELAHLREKQHDKAFYKLCTYMEPNYHQYEFDVRLYLTQLEYSGQKLW; encoded by the coding sequence ATGAAATACCTCAGCGCCTATTCCGAACAGACCCGCCAGCAGGTGGCGGCCATCCTGCAGCAGGACCGCCTGGGCGAAGTGCTACTGCAACGTTATCCGAAAGCTCACGGGGTCCGTAACGACAAGGCGCTGTACGACTATGTGCAGGAGCTGAAGTCCGAATTCCTGCGCAGCGCGGAACCGGTCAACAAGGTCGAATTCGACAGCAAGATCCACGTGATCAATCACGCGCTGGGACTGCACACCACGATCTCGCGGGTGCAAGGCGGGAAGCTGAAGGCGAAGCACGAGATAAAAGTGGCGACCATGTTCAGGGATGCCCCCCTGGAATTCCTGCGCATGATCGCCGTACACGAGCTGGCCCACTTGAGGGAGAAACAGCACGACAAGGCGTTCTATAAGCTTTGCACCTATATGGAGCCGAACTACCACCAATACGAGTTCGACGTCCGCCTCTACCTCACTCAGCTCGAATACTCGGGACAGAAGCTGTGGTGA
- a CDS encoding DNA-binding protein: MEYEFTLKYQLGGNHHNVDELVEHLGAGGCNDALVGIGQPNQLGLRFTRDAGSAWEALKSALSDIRTIAPSAKLIEAGPDFVGLTDVAEMVGMTRQNLRKLMVSNASFPAPVHGGTSGVWHLADLLCWLREKEYPVGPGIVEVAQAARHINVLKELVQLPVEVDDEMYALVA, encoded by the coding sequence ATGGAGTATGAGTTCACGCTCAAATATCAGTTGGGTGGCAACCACCACAATGTTGACGAGTTGGTGGAACATCTTGGTGCAGGGGGCTGCAACGATGCTCTAGTCGGCATTGGCCAACCCAATCAGCTTGGGCTGAGGTTCACCCGCGATGCCGGATCTGCCTGGGAAGCCTTGAAAAGTGCGCTCTCCGATATCCGTACGATTGCGCCCTCGGCAAAATTGATTGAAGCTGGGCCGGATTTTGTCGGGCTGACTGATGTCGCTGAAATGGTTGGCATGACTCGGCAGAACCTTCGGAAGCTCATGGTGTCGAATGCATCGTTTCCCGCTCCCGTTCATGGAGGAACTTCGGGCGTTTGGCATCTTGCCGACCTTCTCTGCTGGTTGCGGGAAAAAGAGTATCCGGTCGGCCCTGGCATAGTGGAAGTGGCGCAGGCGGCGCGCCACATCAATGTGCTCAAAGAGCTGGTGCAGCTGCCTGTCGAAGTGGATGATGAAATGTACGCATTGGTAGCCTGA
- a CDS encoding TOBE domain-containing protein produces the protein MSIELEGKVWMTLDGQQLGGPDRVALLASIAEHGSITQAAKAVKMSYKAAWDAIDAMNNLAGEPLVERLAGGKGGGGTRLTPRGAQLVRNFRQIEAAHRRFVEELSRQSHALADDFLLLKAMNMKISARNQFAGTVSAVRRGAVNDEIVLDIVGGQQIVAIITHDSTESLGLKPGAEAFALIKASSIIVAVEGGGRLSARNQLQGTVERVQAGAVNSEVVIALPGGGVIAATVTRESEEALALAPGVPATALFKASSVILGIPGL, from the coding sequence ATGAGTATCGAACTCGAAGGCAAGGTATGGATGACGCTGGACGGCCAGCAGCTGGGAGGCCCGGACCGCGTGGCACTGCTGGCCAGCATCGCCGAGCATGGCTCCATCACGCAGGCTGCAAAGGCCGTGAAAATGAGCTACAAGGCAGCGTGGGACGCGATCGATGCCATGAACAACCTTGCGGGCGAGCCGCTGGTGGAAAGGCTGGCGGGAGGGAAGGGCGGAGGCGGCACGCGCCTGACGCCGCGCGGCGCCCAGCTGGTGCGCAACTTCCGCCAGATCGAGGCGGCGCACCGCCGCTTCGTCGAAGAGTTGAGCCGCCAGTCGCACGCGCTGGCCGACGACTTCCTTTTGCTGAAAGCGATGAACATGAAGATCAGCGCGCGCAACCAGTTCGCGGGCACCGTGAGCGCCGTGCGGCGCGGCGCCGTGAACGACGAAATTGTCCTCGACATCGTGGGCGGCCAGCAGATTGTAGCCATCATCACCCACGACAGCACGGAGAGCCTGGGCCTGAAGCCGGGCGCGGAAGCCTTCGCGCTGATCAAGGCCTCCTCCATCATTGTGGCGGTGGAAGGGGGCGGGCGCCTGTCCGCCCGCAACCAGCTGCAGGGCACTGTCGAGCGGGTGCAGGCGGGCGCCGTGAACTCCGAGGTGGTTATCGCCCTGCCGGGCGGTGGTGTCATTGCCGCCACAGTTACACGCGAGAGCGAAGAGGCCCTCGCACTGGCGCCGGGCGTGCCCGCCACCGCATTGTTCAAGGCTTCCAGCGTGATTCTGGGCATTCCGGGGCTCTGA
- a CDS encoding ATP-binding cassette domain-containing protein, with amino-acid sequence MTLMQVDIGKTLRSGQREFRLRARFATDSKRVVIYGASGAGKSQLLKAIAGLSRPDEGRIVLAGRTLFDSAARIDLPAQQRRVGYLFQDYALFPHLNVRQNITFGLQRGLLNPPAKADGEAVRYWLQAFALEAVAHQTPDQLSGGQRQRVALARALIAEPAALLLDEPFAALDPALRVRMRTELDELQRRLDVPMLLITHDPDDASTFGGHMLTMADGAIAEEGA; translated from the coding sequence ATGACGCTGATGCAGGTCGATATCGGCAAGACGCTGCGCTCGGGCCAGCGCGAATTCCGCTTGCGCGCCCGCTTCGCCACGGACAGCAAGCGCGTCGTCATCTACGGTGCATCCGGCGCGGGCAAGAGCCAGCTCCTGAAGGCCATCGCGGGCCTCTCCAGGCCGGATGAAGGGCGCATTGTGCTTGCAGGGCGCACGCTGTTCGACAGCGCTGCGCGCATCGACCTGCCTGCGCAGCAGCGGCGCGTGGGCTATCTGTTCCAGGACTACGCGCTGTTCCCGCACCTGAATGTGCGCCAGAATATCACCTTCGGCCTGCAGCGCGGCCTGCTGAATCCTCCCGCGAAAGCGGACGGCGAGGCAGTAAGGTACTGGCTGCAGGCCTTCGCGCTGGAGGCGGTGGCGCACCAGACGCCGGACCAGCTCTCGGGCGGCCAGCGGCAGCGCGTGGCCCTGGCGCGCGCACTCATCGCCGAGCCCGCCGCGCTGCTGCTGGACGAACCCTTTGCGGCCCTCGATCCCGCCCTGCGCGTGCGCATGCGCACCGAGCTCGATGAACTGCAGCGCCGGCTCGACGTGCCCATGCTCCTGATCACCCACGACCCGGACGACGCATCGACTTTCGGCGGGCACATGCTGACCATGGCCGATGGCGCCATTGCGGAGGAAGGCGCATGA
- a CDS encoding FxDxF family PEP-CTERM protein: MKKAIAALAAALALGGTAQAETIDFGGVGSMGYLNVLGTLVIPGTYVEDGYTLAASGHILAALASPVPSNFLAWAGSEAMTAVPLSTVTLARADSAAFNLNSIDLVRLKSFAGGGNTVTFTGHIMGGGTVTQNLVIGTDFTFDTYTFSGFTNLSSVTFGEPLNLLHLYQFDNINVAAVPEPETYGMLLGGLGLLAFLARRRQQG; this comes from the coding sequence ATGAAAAAAGCGATAGCGGCTCTAGCCGCCGCTCTGGCGCTGGGTGGAACCGCCCAGGCGGAAACCATCGATTTCGGCGGTGTCGGTTCCATGGGTTACCTGAACGTCCTGGGAACGCTGGTCATTCCGGGAACGTATGTGGAGGACGGCTATACGCTGGCTGCCAGCGGCCACATTCTGGCCGCACTGGCCTCGCCCGTGCCGTCCAACTTCCTGGCATGGGCCGGGTCGGAGGCGATGACGGCCGTCCCGCTGTCCACCGTCACGCTGGCGCGCGCGGACAGCGCGGCCTTCAACCTGAACTCCATCGACCTGGTGCGCCTGAAGTCCTTTGCGGGCGGCGGCAATACGGTGACCTTCACGGGCCACATCATGGGCGGCGGCACGGTGACGCAGAACCTGGTGATCGGCACCGACTTCACCTTCGACACCTATACCTTCAGCGGCTTCACCAACCTGTCGTCGGTGACCTTCGGCGAGCCCCTGAACCTGCTGCACCTCTACCAGTTCGACAACATCAACGTGGCGGCCGTGCCGGAGCCGGAAACCTATGGCATGCTGCTCGGCGGCCTGGGTTTGCTGGCCTTCCTGGCGCGCCGCCGCCAACAGGGCTGA
- the modA gene encoding molybdate ABC transporter substrate-binding protein, translating to MLKTFAAVLLAGAAAGAGAGEITVSAAASLTNAFREMAGAYEAAHPGDKVQLNVASSDTLVQQIARGAPVDVLASADEEAMDKAAGQKLIAPGSRRDFASNSLVLIAPASSTLPVAALSDLGQPGVHRIAAGNPASVPAGRYTRDALQKAGLWTTLESRFVFATSVRQGLDYVARGEAEAGFVYATDAATQPGKVKVLLTVPTEKQVRYPLAVTAAAPNGEGARRFCAFVLSVQGQAILAKFGFGRP from the coding sequence ATGCTGAAGACCTTTGCCGCCGTGCTCCTGGCAGGCGCCGCCGCTGGCGCAGGCGCGGGCGAAATTACGGTTTCCGCAGCCGCCAGTCTCACCAACGCCTTCCGCGAGATGGCCGGCGCCTACGAGGCTGCCCATCCCGGCGACAAGGTGCAGCTGAATGTCGCCTCTTCGGACACCCTCGTGCAGCAGATCGCCCGCGGCGCGCCGGTGGACGTGCTGGCTTCCGCCGACGAGGAAGCGATGGACAAGGCGGCGGGCCAGAAGCTCATAGCGCCAGGCAGCCGCCGCGATTTCGCCAGCAACAGCCTGGTGCTGATCGCGCCAGCAAGTAGCACGCTGCCAGTGGCCGCGCTGTCCGACCTTGGCCAGCCAGGCGTGCACCGTATCGCAGCTGGCAACCCGGCCAGCGTGCCTGCGGGGCGCTACACGCGCGACGCCCTGCAGAAGGCCGGGCTGTGGACCACGCTGGAGTCGCGTTTCGTCTTTGCCACCTCGGTGCGGCAAGGCCTCGACTACGTGGCGCGCGGCGAGGCCGAGGCAGGCTTCGTCTACGCCACCGACGCCGCCACGCAGCCGGGCAAGGTGAAGGTGCTGTTGACGGTGCCGACGGAAAAGCAGGTGCGCTATCCGCTCGCCGTCACCGCCGCCGCGCCGAACGGGGAAGGCGCGCGCCGGTTCTGCGCCTTCGTGCTGTCCGTGCAGGGCCAGGCCATCCTTGCCAAATTCGGCTTCGGCCGCCCATGA
- the modB gene encoding molybdate ABC transporter permease subunit translates to MNVDAALVALGLSLKVALWATAIDLVLGMAGAWLLARVRFPGRDLLDALLTLPMVLPPTVLGYYLLVLIGRNGPLGAWLQSAFGINLIFTWQGAVIAAAVVAFPLVLKSARSAFETVDPQLEQAARVLGVSRLGIFLRVSLPLAWRGVLAGALLAFARSMGEFGATLMVAGSIPGKTQTLSIAVYEAVQAGQDDTANLLVLVTSVTCIAVLLLANRLAPARGVQA, encoded by the coding sequence ATGAATGTGGATGCCGCTCTGGTTGCGCTGGGCCTGTCGCTGAAGGTGGCGCTGTGGGCCACGGCGATCGATCTCGTGCTCGGCATGGCCGGCGCCTGGCTGCTGGCGCGTGTGCGCTTCCCGGGCCGCGACCTGCTCGATGCGCTCCTGACCCTGCCCATGGTGCTGCCGCCCACAGTGCTCGGCTACTACCTGCTGGTGCTGATCGGACGTAACGGCCCACTGGGCGCCTGGCTGCAATCGGCTTTCGGCATCAACCTTATCTTCACCTGGCAGGGAGCGGTGATCGCGGCGGCAGTGGTGGCCTTCCCGCTCGTGCTGAAATCCGCGCGTTCGGCCTTCGAAACCGTGGACCCGCAACTGGAGCAGGCCGCGCGCGTGCTCGGTGTCTCCCGCCTGGGCATTTTCCTGCGCGTGAGCTTGCCCCTGGCCTGGCGCGGCGTGCTGGCGGGCGCCTTGCTGGCTTTCGCGCGCTCGATGGGCGAGTTCGGGGCCACGCTCATGGTGGCGGGCAGCATTCCCGGAAAAACCCAGACGCTGTCCATCGCGGTCTATGAAGCCGTGCAGGCGGGGCAGGACGATACGGCCAATCTTCTGGTGCTGGTCACCTCCGTCACCTGCATCGCGGTGCTGCTGCTGGCGAACCGCCTCGCGCCGGCGCGCGGGGTGCAGGCATGA